In Rahnella aquatilis CIP 78.65 = ATCC 33071, one DNA window encodes the following:
- the trxC gene encoding thioredoxin TrxC → MNTVCSSCQATNRLPEDRIDDGAKCGRCGHALFEGDVVHATAATLDKYLQDDLPVVIDFWAPWCGPCVNFAPIFEDVAQERAGKIRFIKVNTEAEPELSARFRIRSIPTIMVFNEGKMVDMLSGAMPKAPFNNWLNESL, encoded by the coding sequence ATGAATACGGTTTGTTCATCATGTCAGGCCACCAACCGCCTGCCTGAGGATCGTATCGACGACGGCGCAAAATGCGGTCGTTGCGGTCATGCACTTTTTGAAGGCGATGTGGTTCACGCAACCGCTGCCACGCTGGATAAATACCTGCAGGATGATCTGCCGGTAGTCATCGATTTCTGGGCACCGTGGTGTGGACCTTGCGTTAACTTCGCGCCAATTTTTGAAGACGTTGCACAGGAACGCGCCGGTAAAATCCGCTTCATCAAGGTGAACACCGAAGCTGAACCTGAACTGAGCGCGCGATTCCGTATCCGCAGTATTCCGACCATTATGGTGTTTAATGAAGGCAAAATGGTCGATATGTTGAGTGGGGCAATGCCTAAAGCACCGTTCAACAACTGGCTTAATGAATCATTGTAA
- a CDS encoding tRNA-uridine aminocarboxypropyltransferase: protein MSDNAVLRLREQRLARSTRPFLARGSRAIRCQTCLLPKRNCICATREIHQATSRFCLVMFDTEPMKPSNTGRLIADVLPDTQAFLWSRTQTDPALLEAIADPQRQAYVVFPASFAEPPRQVFTEVPADSKPPLFIMLDGTWNEARKMFRKSPYLDNLPVFSLDVSASSGYILREASRPELHCTVEVAAALLEKAGDFSASAGLSRHFTHFRTQYLAGKPHHPVHQLTAKSEESL, encoded by the coding sequence ATGTCAGACAACGCCGTCCTTCGCCTGCGTGAGCAGCGTTTAGCCCGATCTACCCGCCCTTTTCTTGCACGAGGTTCACGGGCAATACGCTGTCAGACCTGTCTGTTGCCCAAACGCAATTGCATCTGCGCCACACGCGAAATTCATCAGGCCACCAGCCGTTTTTGTCTGGTGATGTTTGACACTGAACCGATGAAACCGAGCAACACCGGTCGCTTGATCGCGGACGTATTACCGGATACGCAGGCGTTTTTGTGGTCACGCACGCAAACCGATCCGGCGCTGCTGGAAGCCATTGCGGATCCGCAACGTCAGGCTTACGTGGTTTTTCCGGCCTCTTTCGCCGAACCACCGCGTCAGGTGTTTACCGAAGTTCCGGCAGACAGCAAACCGCCTTTATTCATTATGCTCGACGGCACGTGGAACGAAGCGCGCAAGATGTTCCGCAAAAGTCCTTATCTGGATAATCTGCCCGTTTTCTCTCTCGATGTGAGCGCCAGCTCCGGCTATATCCTGCGTGAAGCCTCGCGCCCGGAACTGCATTGCACCGTGGAGGTCGCCGCCGCGTTGCTGGAAAAAGCCGGAGATTTCAGCGCCTCAGCGGGCCTCTCGCGCCACTTTACCCATTTCCGCACCCAGTATCTGGCCGGAAAGCCCCATCATCCGGTGCATCAGCTCACAGCAAAGAGTGAAGAAAGCCTCTAG
- a CDS encoding bifunctional acetate--CoA ligase family protein/GNAT family N-acetyltransferase codes for MSQRGLEALLRPESIAVIGASNKPGRAGYLMMRNLLDSGFNGPVLPVTPAYRAVCGVLTWQDVASLPMSPDLAILCTHADRNLELLEQLGERGCKTVIVLSSQPQQFAELKACAQRFSMRLLGPNSLGILAPWQKLNASFSPVPILPGKLAFISQSAAVANTILDWAQQRAVGFSYFVSLGDSLDIDVDDLLDFLARDSKTSAILLYLEHISDARRFLSASRSASRNKPILVIKSGRSGQAQQLLNSPLSLDAAYDAAIQRAGLLRVQDTHELFSAVETLSHMRPLRGERLLIISNGAAPAAMALDQLLARNGKLAKLTDETCKTLSAVLPDNIAVSNPLDLHDDATPQLYQAVMTALLDSTDYDALLVIHAPSAAAHGTVTASHLIDAVQKHSRGKYITLLTNWCGEFSSQEARKLFTEAGIPTYRTPEGTVTAFMHMVEYRRNQKQLKETPALPADLEQNTDQAHQLIARTLAEGTTQLDTHEVRAILQAYGMNVLPTWIASDSAEAVNIASQVGYPVALKLRSPDIPHNSEVQGVMLYLRTPAEVEQAANAIFDRARQAFPHARILGLLVQTMANRPGSQELRVVVEQDPVFGPLIMLAEGGTDWRPERQAAISLPPLNMTLARYQVVQALKSGKIRGRNALHPLDIPALSQLLVNVSNLIIDCPEIERLDIHPLLISGSELSLLDVSMQLCAQGAEAPSRLAIRPYPRELEERVILKDGSPALFRPILPEDEPLLKAFILKVTKEDLYYRYFSEINEFTHEDLANMTQIDYDREMAFVAIHTVDDESEIIGVTRAVSDPDNIDAEFSVLVRSDLKGLGLGRRLLDKMIHYAAEHGLQRLTGITMPNNRGMITLARKLEFDVDIQIQDGIVNLSLALEKTRISQQKTVSLHREQAKDAHMRQD; via the coding sequence ATGAGTCAGCGCGGACTGGAAGCACTATTACGACCAGAATCTATTGCGGTCATCGGCGCCAGCAATAAACCGGGTCGGGCCGGATATCTGATGATGCGCAATCTGCTCGACAGCGGATTCAACGGCCCGGTTTTACCGGTCACACCGGCTTACCGCGCAGTGTGTGGCGTGCTGACCTGGCAGGATGTCGCCAGTTTGCCGATGTCGCCGGATCTCGCCATTCTTTGTACGCATGCTGACCGCAATCTTGAGTTGCTCGAACAACTCGGCGAACGCGGCTGTAAAACCGTGATTGTGCTTTCCTCACAGCCACAACAATTCGCTGAACTCAAAGCCTGCGCCCAGCGCTTTTCGATGCGCCTGCTCGGCCCTAACAGTCTCGGCATTCTCGCACCGTGGCAAAAACTAAACGCCAGCTTTTCGCCGGTGCCCATCCTGCCGGGTAAGCTGGCGTTTATTTCGCAATCGGCTGCGGTCGCCAATACTATTCTGGACTGGGCGCAACAGCGTGCCGTCGGCTTTTCCTATTTCGTGTCGCTGGGCGACAGCCTGGATATTGATGTCGATGACCTGCTGGATTTCCTCGCCCGCGACAGTAAAACCAGCGCCATTCTGCTGTATCTCGAACACATCAGCGATGCGCGGCGTTTTCTTTCCGCCTCGCGCAGTGCATCACGCAATAAACCGATTCTGGTGATCAAAAGTGGTCGCAGCGGACAGGCGCAGCAATTACTCAATAGCCCGCTGAGCCTCGACGCCGCCTATGATGCGGCTATTCAGCGCGCCGGTTTGCTGCGCGTGCAGGATACCCATGAATTGTTTTCCGCCGTCGAAACCCTGAGCCATATGCGGCCTTTGCGGGGTGAACGTTTACTTATCATCAGTAACGGTGCCGCTCCGGCTGCCATGGCGCTGGATCAGTTGCTTGCCCGTAACGGCAAACTGGCGAAACTGACTGATGAAACCTGTAAAACACTGAGTGCCGTTCTGCCTGACAATATCGCCGTCTCGAATCCGCTGGATTTACACGATGACGCCACACCACAACTGTATCAGGCAGTGATGACCGCCTTGCTCGACAGCACCGATTACGATGCGCTGCTGGTGATCCACGCGCCCAGCGCCGCCGCTCATGGCACGGTGACCGCCAGCCATCTTATTGACGCCGTCCAGAAGCATTCACGCGGCAAATACATCACGCTCCTGACCAACTGGTGCGGGGAGTTTTCGTCGCAGGAAGCCCGTAAGCTGTTCACCGAAGCCGGGATCCCGACCTACCGCACGCCGGAAGGCACGGTGACGGCGTTTATGCACATGGTGGAATATCGCCGCAACCAGAAACAGCTGAAAGAAACCCCGGCGCTTCCGGCGGATCTGGAACAAAACACCGATCAGGCGCATCAGTTGATCGCCCGGACGCTGGCGGAAGGCACCACACAACTGGATACGCATGAGGTCCGGGCGATATTGCAGGCGTACGGCATGAATGTGCTGCCGACATGGATTGCCAGCGACAGTGCCGAAGCCGTGAATATCGCCAGTCAGGTGGGTTATCCGGTGGCACTGAAATTGCGCTCCCCGGATATTCCGCATAATTCTGAAGTTCAGGGCGTGATGCTGTATCTGCGTACACCGGCCGAAGTTGAGCAGGCGGCGAATGCCATTTTTGACCGTGCCAGACAGGCATTTCCACACGCAAGGATCCTGGGGTTGCTGGTGCAAACCATGGCCAACCGGCCGGGTTCACAAGAACTGCGCGTAGTCGTCGAACAGGATCCGGTCTTCGGCCCGCTGATCATGCTGGCCGAAGGCGGCACTGACTGGCGACCTGAAAGACAGGCGGCGATTTCGCTGCCCCCGCTGAACATGACGCTGGCGCGTTATCAGGTGGTTCAGGCGCTGAAGAGCGGCAAAATTCGTGGCCGCAATGCCCTGCATCCTCTCGATATTCCGGCGCTGAGTCAGTTGCTGGTGAACGTGTCGAACCTGATTATCGACTGCCCGGAGATCGAACGGCTGGATATCCATCCTCTGCTGATTTCCGGCAGCGAACTCAGCCTGCTCGACGTGTCCATGCAGCTTTGTGCACAGGGAGCAGAGGCTCCATCACGACTGGCGATTCGCCCTTATCCGCGCGAACTGGAAGAGCGCGTTATACTGAAAGACGGATCACCCGCGTTGTTCCGGCCAATCCTTCCGGAAGATGAGCCGCTGCTGAAAGCGTTTATCCTGAAAGTCACTAAGGAAGACCTGTATTACCGCTACTTCAGCGAGATCAATGAGTTCACGCATGAAGATTTAGCGAACATGACGCAGATCGACTATGACCGTGAAATGGCATTCGTCGCCATTCATACTGTGGATGACGAAAGCGAAATTATTGGCGTCACCCGGGCGGTCTCGGATCCTGATAATATTGATGCTGAATTCTCAGTGCTGGTGCGGTCGGATCTGAAAGGCCTGGGGCTAGGAAGGCGACTGCTTGATAAGATGATTCATTATGCGGCAGAGCACGGCCTGCAACGTCTCACAGGCATTACAATGCCCAATAATCGTGGCATGATCACGCTGGCCAGAAAACTGGAATTCGACGTTGATATTCAGATTCAGGACGGCATTGTGAACCTTTCACTGGCACTGGAAAAGACCCGGATTTCGCAGCAGAAAACCGTGAGCCTGCACCGTGAACAGGCAAAAGATGCGCACATGAGACAGGACTAA
- the emrA gene encoding multidrug efflux MFS transporter periplasmic adaptor subunit EmrA, producing MSANADTQATPQAPKNKKKTRKVAMLLLTGIFIIIAIAYLFYWLLVLRHFQSTDDAYVAGNQVQIMAQVSGSVTDVNFDSTDFVKKGDVLVTLDPTDAEQAFERSKTALANSVRQTHQLIINGKQYQANIALRQTQLQQAQTDLKRRIVLGNVDAIGREELQHARDAVDTAKAQYDVAVQQYNANQAMILDTPVDKQPQVLQAAAQVRDAWLALQRTKVRSPVDGFVSRRAVQIGQQISPTTSLMAVVPAHHIWVDANFKETQLANMRIGQVATVVSDMYGDDVKYHGKVVGMDMGTGGAFSLLPAQNATGNWIKVVQRLPVRIELNDQEVAEHPLRIGLSTLVTVDTQNREGLVLANKVRSEPLYQTSALTLDLAPVNAIISDVIHANAG from the coding sequence ATGAGCGCAAATGCCGATACTCAGGCAACGCCGCAAGCTCCGAAAAATAAGAAGAAAACGCGCAAAGTCGCGATGCTCTTGTTAACCGGGATTTTCATTATTATCGCCATCGCCTACCTGTTCTACTGGCTGCTGGTATTACGTCACTTCCAGTCTACCGACGATGCTTATGTGGCCGGTAACCAGGTGCAGATTATGGCGCAAGTGTCGGGCAGCGTGACCGACGTCAATTTCGACAGCACCGACTTTGTGAAAAAAGGTGACGTGCTGGTGACCCTCGATCCGACCGATGCAGAGCAGGCTTTCGAGCGCTCTAAAACGGCGCTGGCGAACAGTGTGCGTCAGACGCATCAGTTGATCATTAACGGTAAGCAATATCAGGCCAATATCGCGCTGCGTCAGACGCAACTGCAACAGGCGCAGACTGACCTTAAGCGCCGCATTGTGCTGGGTAATGTCGATGCGATTGGCCGTGAAGAACTGCAACACGCCCGTGACGCCGTCGATACCGCGAAAGCACAATACGATGTCGCCGTTCAGCAATACAACGCCAACCAGGCGATGATTCTGGATACGCCGGTCGATAAGCAACCGCAGGTTCTGCAGGCAGCCGCTCAGGTTCGTGACGCATGGCTTGCCCTGCAACGTACTAAAGTGCGCAGCCCTGTTGACGGTTTCGTCTCGCGCCGTGCTGTTCAAATTGGCCAGCAGATCAGCCCGACAACTTCCCTGATGGCCGTGGTGCCAGCGCATCACATCTGGGTCGATGCCAATTTTAAAGAAACCCAGCTCGCCAATATGCGTATTGGTCAGGTGGCAACCGTGGTCAGCGATATGTACGGCGACGACGTGAAATATCACGGCAAAGTGGTCGGTATGGATATGGGTACCGGCGGCGCGTTCTCGCTGTTACCGGCGCAAAATGCCACCGGCAACTGGATCAAAGTGGTTCAGCGCCTGCCTGTACGTATCGAACTCAACGATCAGGAAGTGGCTGAACATCCGTTGCGTATTGGTTTATCGACGCTGGTGACGGTGGATACTCAGAACCGCGAGGGTCTGGTGCTGGCCAATAAAGTCCGCAGCGAACCGCTGTATCAGACTTCAGCACTGACGCTGGATCTGGCGCCGGTTAACGCCATTATTTCTGACGTTATTCATGCCAATGCAGGCTAA
- the pssA gene encoding CDP-diacylglycerol--serine O-phosphatidyltransferase, with translation MSKFKRNKHQQHLAQLPKLPQTVDAVKTLYCPADFRKTLLEAIANATQRIYLVALYLENDDGGRDVLSALYAARQQRPELEICVLVDWHRAQRGRIGAAASNTNADWYCRMAKEHPELSVPVYGVPVNTREALGVLHLKGFVIDDQVIYSGASLNDVYLHRHEKYRYDRYQLMTNAPLANAMADFIKKSILTAAAVQRLDREDRPKSIEIKNETRQFRQNLRISGYHFKDSAGNDELAVTPIVGLGKQNELNRTIHHLMASTEHKLTLCTPYFNMPAMLARNIIHLLRRGKQVEIIVGDKTANDFYIPQDQPFKIIGALPYLYEINLRRFLSRLQRFVDSGQLIVRLWKDGDNSYHLKGMWVDDRWQLITGNNLNPRAWRLDLENAILIHDPHKELEEARHKELEEIRQHTQVVSHYMELESIPNYPVKVRKLIRRLRRIRIDRLISRIL, from the coding sequence TTGTCAAAATTCAAACGTAATAAACATCAACAACACCTTGCTCAACTGCCCAAACTCCCCCAAACGGTTGATGCTGTAAAAACGCTCTACTGTCCTGCAGATTTCCGTAAGACGCTGCTCGAAGCCATTGCCAACGCCACCCAACGGATTTATCTGGTCGCGCTCTATTTAGAGAACGATGATGGTGGTCGTGATGTGCTGTCGGCGCTGTATGCCGCCAGGCAACAACGTCCTGAACTGGAGATTTGTGTGCTGGTTGACTGGCACCGTGCTCAGCGTGGCCGCATTGGCGCGGCAGCCTCAAACACCAATGCTGACTGGTATTGTCGCATGGCAAAAGAGCATCCTGAGCTTTCCGTGCCGGTATACGGCGTTCCGGTTAACACCCGTGAAGCGTTAGGTGTTTTGCATCTCAAGGGCTTTGTTATTGACGATCAGGTGATCTACAGCGGCGCGAGCCTCAATGATGTTTACCTGCATCGTCATGAAAAATACCGCTACGATCGCTATCAGCTGATGACTAACGCCCCGCTGGCAAATGCCATGGCCGACTTTATAAAGAAGTCGATCCTGACCGCTGCTGCCGTACAGCGTCTTGATCGCGAAGATCGTCCAAAAAGCATTGAGATCAAAAACGAAACACGTCAGTTCCGTCAGAACCTGCGCATCAGCGGTTATCATTTCAAAGACAGTGCAGGAAATGATGAACTGGCAGTGACGCCTATCGTCGGTCTGGGCAAACAAAATGAGTTGAACCGGACTATCCATCATCTGATGGCCAGTACGGAGCATAAACTGACGCTATGTACACCTTATTTCAATATGCCGGCCATGCTGGCGAGAAATATCATTCATCTGCTGCGCCGGGGTAAGCAGGTGGAAATTATCGTGGGTGATAAAACCGCGAATGATTTTTATATCCCTCAGGATCAGCCATTCAAAATCATCGGCGCCTTACCGTATTTGTATGAAATTAATCTGCGCCGCTTCCTGAGCCGTTTACAACGCTTCGTTGACAGCGGGCAGCTGATTGTTCGCCTGTGGAAAGACGGCGATAACAGTTACCATCTGAAGGGAATGTGGGTAGATGATCGCTGGCAGTTGATCACGGGTAATAACCTGAATCCACGCGCATGGCGTCTGGATCTCGAGAATGCCATTCTTATCCACGATCCGCATAAAGAACTCGAAGAAGCGCGACATAAAGAGCTGGAAGAAATTCGCCAGCATACGCAGGTTGTCTCGCATTATATGGAACTGGAAAGTATTCCTAATTATCCTGTGAAAGTCCGTAAGCTTATCCGCCGTCTGCGCAGAATACGTATCGACAGATTAATCAGCCGGATCCTGTAA
- a CDS encoding MFS family transporter, producing MMDTLGSQPDHHDQQDKKKRIFAIVGASSGNLVEWFDFYVYSFCSLYFASSFFPSGNSTTQLLQTAGVFAAGFFMRPIGGWLFGYIADKHGRKNSMMISVCMMCCGSLVIACLPTYATIGSWAPILLLIARLFQGLSVGGEYGTSATYMSEVAIKGRRGFYASFQYVTLIGGQLLALLVLVVLQQIFSNDELKSWAWRIPFALGAVLAVVALFLRRSLNETSDKQTREHKDAGTLSGLWKHKKAFMMVLGFTAAGSLTFYTFTTYMQKYLVNTAGMDTKTASALMTVALFVFMCLQPIIGGLSDKIGRRSSMLIFSGLATVFTIPILYILQTVSSPYIAFGLIVMALLIVSFYTSISGLLKAEMFPPEVRALGVGLSYAVANAVFGGSAEYVALTFKSWNIEEVFFWYVCVMCFIAFIVSMKLHRRGKEIQL from the coding sequence ATGATGGATACTCTGGGATCCCAGCCTGATCATCACGATCAGCAAGATAAGAAGAAACGTATTTTCGCTATTGTGGGGGCGTCTTCAGGAAATCTGGTGGAATGGTTTGATTTCTACGTCTACTCCTTTTGCTCGCTCTACTTTGCCTCTTCATTTTTCCCCAGCGGAAACAGCACAACTCAGTTATTACAAACGGCGGGTGTTTTTGCTGCCGGTTTCTTTATGCGTCCTATTGGCGGATGGTTATTTGGTTATATCGCCGATAAACACGGGCGCAAGAATTCAATGATGATCTCGGTCTGCATGATGTGCTGCGGTTCACTGGTCATTGCCTGTTTGCCTACCTACGCGACGATAGGCAGCTGGGCACCAATCTTATTGCTTATCGCCCGCCTGTTTCAGGGGCTTTCTGTTGGCGGTGAATACGGCACCAGTGCCACTTATATGAGTGAGGTGGCGATTAAAGGCCGTCGCGGTTTTTATGCTTCATTTCAGTATGTGACCTTGATCGGCGGCCAATTACTGGCTCTTCTGGTATTGGTAGTATTGCAGCAAATCTTCTCGAATGATGAACTCAAATCCTGGGCATGGCGGATTCCCTTTGCACTGGGTGCTGTGCTGGCCGTCGTTGCCTTGTTCCTGCGTCGTTCACTGAATGAAACGTCTGATAAACAGACCCGTGAACACAAAGATGCAGGTACGCTTTCAGGATTATGGAAGCATAAAAAAGCGTTCATGATGGTACTGGGATTTACGGCGGCAGGCTCTCTGACGTTCTATACCTTCACGACATATATGCAAAAATATCTGGTGAATACTGCCGGAATGGATACCAAAACCGCCAGCGCATTAATGACTGTCGCCTTGTTTGTCTTTATGTGTTTACAGCCCATTATTGGCGGACTGTCGGACAAAATAGGCCGCCGCAGTTCTATGCTGATATTCAGCGGCCTGGCGACTGTTTTCACCATTCCTATTTTGTATATTCTACAAACTGTTTCCAGTCCTTATATCGCCTTCGGACTTATTGTTATGGCACTGCTGATTGTCAGTTTTTACACATCAATCAGCGGGCTATTAAAGGCAGAGATGTTCCCGCCGGAAGTCAGGGCATTAGGTGTCGGATTATCTTATGCGGTGGCGAATGCTGTGTTTGGCGGCTCGGCAGAATATGTGGCGCTGACCTTTAAATCCTGGAATATTGAAGAAGTGTTTTTCTGGTATGTCTGCGTAATGTGTTTCATTGCATTTATTGTTTCGATGAAATTACACCGCAGGGGAAAGGAAATTCAGCTGTAG
- the emrB gene encoding multidrug efflux MFS transporter permease subunit EmrB — protein MANKPLVGAPLAWMTVALSMATFMQVLDSTIANVAIPTIAGNLGASNSQGTWVITSFGVANAISIPITGWLAKRIGEVKLFLWSTVLFALASWLCGMSNSLEMLIFFRVLQGVVAGPLIPLSQSLLLNNYPPAKRSTALALWSMTVIVAPICGPILGGYISDNYHWGWIFFINVPIGLAVVFLTLRTLKGRETATQIRPIDSVGLVLLVLGIGALQVMLDRGKELDWFNSTEIIVLAVVAVVALCFLVVWELTDEHPIVDLSLFKSRNFTIGVLCISLAYMLYFGAIVLLPQLLQEVYGYTATWAGLASAPVGILPVLMSPIIGRFAHRLDMRKLVTFSFIMYAYCFFWRAYTFEPGMDFGASAWPQFIQGFAVGCFFMPLTTIILSGLPPERMAAASSLSNFIRTLAGSIGTSITTTLWSNRESLHHAQLTENITPFNPAATQTYQQLEGLGMSHQQASGWIAREITNQGLIISANEIFWLSGGAFLVLLILIWFARPPFTSGGGAGGAH, from the coding sequence GTGGCAAATAAACCGCTGGTAGGCGCCCCGCTGGCCTGGATGACGGTGGCTTTGTCTATGGCCACCTTTATGCAGGTGCTGGACTCGACGATCGCCAACGTGGCGATCCCGACCATCGCCGGGAATCTGGGTGCCTCAAACTCACAGGGCACCTGGGTGATTACCTCGTTCGGGGTGGCGAACGCCATCTCGATCCCGATCACCGGCTGGCTGGCAAAACGCATCGGTGAGGTCAAACTGTTCCTGTGGTCCACAGTGCTGTTTGCCCTTGCTTCGTGGTTGTGCGGAATGTCCAACAGTCTGGAAATGCTGATCTTCTTCCGTGTGTTGCAGGGCGTGGTGGCAGGTCCGCTGATCCCATTGTCACAAAGTCTGTTACTGAATAACTATCCGCCGGCCAAGCGAAGTACCGCGCTCGCGCTCTGGTCGATGACGGTGATCGTCGCCCCAATTTGCGGGCCGATCCTCGGCGGGTATATCAGTGATAACTACCACTGGGGTTGGATCTTCTTCATCAATGTACCGATCGGCCTGGCCGTGGTGTTCCTGACGCTCAGAACGCTGAAGGGACGCGAAACCGCCACGCAGATCCGTCCGATCGACAGTGTGGGGTTAGTGCTGCTGGTGCTGGGTATCGGTGCTTTGCAGGTGATGCTTGACCGGGGCAAGGAGCTGGATTGGTTTAACTCGACAGAAATTATCGTGCTGGCGGTCGTGGCGGTGGTCGCGCTCTGTTTCCTTGTGGTCTGGGAACTGACCGACGAGCATCCGATCGTCGATCTGTCACTGTTTAAATCGCGAAACTTCACCATTGGTGTGTTGTGTATCAGTCTGGCCTACATGCTTTATTTCGGCGCCATTGTCTTGCTGCCGCAGCTGTTGCAGGAGGTTTACGGGTATACCGCCACCTGGGCCGGTCTGGCGTCCGCGCCGGTGGGTATTTTGCCGGTACTGATGTCGCCGATTATCGGGCGTTTTGCACATCGTCTGGACATGCGAAAGCTGGTGACCTTCAGCTTTATCATGTATGCCTATTGCTTCTTCTGGCGCGCGTATACGTTCGAACCGGGGATGGATTTTGGCGCGTCCGCCTGGCCACAATTTATTCAGGGCTTTGCGGTGGGTTGCTTCTTCATGCCGCTGACCACCATTATTCTGTCGGGATTACCACCGGAACGGATGGCGGCGGCATCAAGTCTGTCGAACTTTATCCGTACGCTGGCAGGTTCGATTGGTACGTCAATCACCACCACGTTGTGGTCGAACCGTGAATCGCTGCATCACGCCCAGTTAACGGAAAACATCACGCCGTTTAATCCGGCAGCGACGCAGACTTATCAGCAGCTGGAAGGCCTCGGCATGAGCCACCAGCAGGCTTCAGGATGGATAGCGCGGGAGATCACCAATCAGGGATTAATTATCTCTGCCAATGAGATTTTCTGGTTATCCGGTGGCGCATTCCTGGTGTTGCTGATTTTAATCTGGTTCGCCCGACCGCCATTCACCAGTGGCGGCGGTGCGGGGGGCGCGCACTGA
- a CDS encoding tRNA/rRNA methyltransferase, with protein sequence MNDSFSGKNGKVKVMYVRSDDDGDNRNNDKRPSNNKGRPGDKPRQGSRPDDARRNERRSSDSRGDSRGPAPRRGDDRPRRPARDDDGPYSSPWKTVSRPPADESVPDHGGISGKSFIDPEQLRRQRQEETRVYGENACQALFASRPDAIVRAWFVQSVTPRFREALRWMAANRKAYHVVEDDELAKASGTEHHGGVCFLIKKRQGLDAETYLQTAPAKDCVLALENVGNPHNLGGIMRSCAHFGINGMMVQDPAQLESGAAVRTAEGGAEHVKAINADNFLEVLETFRKAGYTIVTTSSHKGTALGKAQLPAKMVLVLGEESDGLSDSAWQQGDLSVSIGGTGKVESLNVSVASGILLAEWWRQNQA encoded by the coding sequence ATGAACGATTCATTCAGTGGCAAGAACGGCAAAGTCAAAGTGATGTACGTCCGCAGTGACGACGACGGCGATAACCGCAATAACGATAAACGTCCTTCTAACAATAAAGGACGTCCGGGCGATAAACCTCGCCAGGGTTCCCGTCCAGACGATGCCCGCCGCAATGAGCGTCGCAGCAGCGATTCCCGTGGCGATTCCCGCGGCCCGGCACCACGCCGTGGTGATGATCGCCCGCGTCGTCCGGCGCGTGACGACGACGGCCCGTACTCTTCGCCGTGGAAAACAGTTTCACGTCCGCCGGCAGATGAATCTGTTCCGGATCACGGCGGTATCAGCGGTAAAAGTTTTATCGATCCTGAACAACTGCGTCGTCAGCGTCAGGAAGAAACCCGTGTGTATGGCGAAAACGCCTGTCAGGCACTGTTTGCCAGCCGTCCGGACGCCATCGTTCGTGCGTGGTTCGTGCAGTCCGTAACCCCGCGTTTTCGCGAAGCGCTGCGCTGGATGGCGGCGAACCGCAAAGCTTATCATGTGGTTGAAGATGACGAACTGGCGAAAGCGTCCGGTACCGAACACCACGGCGGCGTGTGCTTCCTGATCAAAAAACGTCAGGGTCTGGATGCAGAAACGTATCTGCAAACGGCTCCGGCGAAAGACTGCGTACTGGCGCTGGAAAACGTCGGCAACCCGCACAACCTCGGTGGTATCATGCGTTCTTGTGCGCATTTTGGTATCAACGGGATGATGGTTCAGGATCCGGCTCAGCTGGAATCTGGCGCGGCAGTCCGTACCGCTGAAGGCGGCGCGGAGCATGTTAAAGCCATCAATGCTGATAACTTCCTTGAAGTGCTGGAAACTTTCCGTAAAGCGGGATACACCATCGTGACCACCTCCAGCCATAAAGGTACAGCGCTGGGCAAAGCACAGTTACCGGCCAAAATGGTACTGGTGCTGGGCGAAGAAAGTGATGGTTTGTCTGACAGCGCATGGCAGCAGGGCGACCTGAGCGTGTCAATCGGCGGTACCGGCAAAGTGGAAAGCCTCAACGTTTCCGTGGCATCCGGTATTTTGCTGGCAGAATGGTGGCGTCAGAACCAGGCGTAG